One stretch of Schlesneria sp. DSM 10557 DNA includes these proteins:
- a CDS encoding transporter: MSLVRLQSPATQDSRSSGPSFPGGAFRDQFGGVSASLRNRLEDSIDSAEDSNEDPQFNYPDVCADPARRYHDEFGVEGEYDPFLLPWLMNLIFEDRWLLAEKDPAEALKNQYKRQLKINIRDPDPDTANFPNGAYTIPKGRFYIETSPVGFYRRSAEGGQPAMYQWEYLIRYGLTDNLEFRVFSNGITHEAGSAGQSGITGYQPLAIDFKANFWEENTRYHLPAMGLEIYLQTPLLGSSAFNTGTQPSVNLLFDQSLPYEVGFEYNIGYTGVQNSEGEIAYQFSFQWSLQREIVKDFDVFFHGFYNAAALPRLSQFQLASQAEIPNVTVMGVGSLWTVNDRLAVFGSYNFGITPDAPISFALMGFALAL; the protein is encoded by the coding sequence GTGTCTTTGGTTCGCCTTCAGAGCCCTGCAACTCAGGACTCACGCTCGAGTGGCCCTTCGTTCCCTGGTGGAGCCTTCAGGGATCAATTTGGTGGTGTCAGCGCCAGCCTTCGAAACCGTCTCGAGGATTCGATTGATTCCGCCGAGGACTCAAATGAAGATCCCCAGTTTAATTACCCCGATGTTTGTGCAGACCCTGCCAGGCGGTATCACGACGAATTTGGGGTTGAAGGCGAATATGACCCTTTTCTTCTTCCCTGGCTGATGAATCTGATCTTCGAAGATCGCTGGTTGCTGGCAGAGAAAGACCCCGCCGAGGCACTGAAAAACCAGTACAAGCGACAGTTGAAAATCAACATTCGCGACCCCGATCCTGATACTGCAAATTTTCCGAACGGGGCCTACACGATCCCTAAAGGAAGATTTTACATTGAAACGTCCCCGGTCGGTTTCTATCGCCGGAGTGCCGAAGGGGGTCAGCCCGCCATGTATCAGTGGGAGTATCTGATTCGCTACGGGTTGACGGACAACCTCGAGTTTCGCGTCTTCTCCAACGGCATTACGCACGAAGCGGGATCGGCAGGCCAGTCTGGAATCACGGGGTATCAACCCCTCGCAATTGATTTCAAAGCGAACTTCTGGGAAGAAAACACCCGATACCACCTCCCTGCCATGGGACTGGAGATTTACCTGCAGACGCCGCTGCTGGGATCATCCGCATTTAACACGGGAACGCAGCCGTCCGTGAACCTGCTGTTTGATCAATCACTGCCCTATGAAGTCGGTTTTGAATACAACATCGGCTACACCGGGGTGCAGAACAGCGAGGGAGAAATCGCGTACCAGTTCAGTTTCCAATGGTCACTGCAGCGGGAAATCGTGAAAGATTTCGACGTCTTCTTTCATGGCTTTTACAACGCTGCCGCGCTGCCCCGGCTGAGTCAGTTTCAGCTGGCTTCCCAGGCCGAGATTCCCAATGTCACCGTTATGGGTGTGGGAAGCCTCTGGACAGTCAATGACCGTCTGGCGGTCTTCGGAAGTTACAACTTCGGGATTACCCCGGATGCCCCCATCAGTTT